A stretch of Homo sapiens chromosome 12, GRCh38.p14 Primary Assembly DNA encodes these proteins:
- the LYZ gene encoding lysozyme C precursor, translating to MKALIVLGLVLLSVTVQGKVFERCELARTLKRLGMDGYRGISLANWMCLAKWESGYNTRATNYNAGDRSTDYGIFQINSRYWCNDGKTPGAVNACHLSCSALLQDNIADAVACAKRVVRDPQGIRAWVAWRNRCQNRDVRQYVQGCGV from the exons ATGAAGGCTCTCATTGTTCTGGGGCTTGTCCTCCTTTCTGTTACGGTCCAGGGCAAGGTCTTTGAAAGGTGTGAGTTGGCCAGAACTCTGAAAAGATTGGGAATGGATGGCTACAGGGGAATCAGCCTAGCAAACT GGATGTGTTTGGCCAAATGGGAGAGTGGTTACAACACACGAGCTACAAACTACAATGCTGGAGACAGAAGCACTGATTATGGGATATTTCAGATCAATAGCCGCTACTGGTGTAATGATGGCAAAACCCCAGGAGCAGTTAATGCCTGTCATTTATCCTGCAGTG CTTTGCTGCAAGATAACATCGCTGATGCTGTAGCTTGTGCAAAGAGGGTTGTCCGTGATCCACAAGGCATTAGAGCATG GGTGGCATGGAGAAATCGTTGTCAAAACAGAGATGTCCGTCAGTATGTTCAAGGTTGTGGAGTGTAA